A genomic region of Desulfosarcina ovata subsp. ovata contains the following coding sequences:
- a CDS encoding HD domain-containing protein yields MDLKRLAQQIRFVREVDKLKTIERQTLITDATRQENDAEHSWHLALMALVLGEYARDGAIDLLHVVRMVLIHDLVEIDAGDTYCYDTAGYADKAERETAAAERIFNLLPADQADDFRALWDEFEAADTPEARFANALDRLQPLMHNVFTDGKMWQRHGIVKSQVVERNQRIDAGAPDLWRFARELIESAVDRGHLAP; encoded by the coding sequence ATGGACCTTAAACGGTTAGCGCAGCAAATCCGGTTTGTCCGCGAGGTCGACAAGCTCAAGACCATCGAGCGACAGACCCTGATTACCGACGCCACCCGCCAGGAAAACGATGCCGAGCACTCCTGGCACCTGGCCCTGATGGCCCTGGTGCTGGGTGAATACGCAAGGGACGGGGCCATTGACCTGTTGCATGTGGTGCGTATGGTGCTGATCCACGATCTGGTAGAGATCGATGCCGGTGATACCTATTGTTATGATACGGCCGGTTATGCGGACAAGGCCGAACGCGAAACCGCGGCTGCCGAACGCATCTTCAACCTGTTGCCAGCGGATCAGGCCGATGACTTCAGGGCCCTGTGGGATGAGTTCGAAGCGGCAGACACCCCCGAGGCGCGTTTCGCCAATGCGTTGGACCGCCTGCAACCGCTGATGCACAATGTTTTTACCGACGGAAAAATGTGGCAGCGCCACGGCATCGTCAAATCCCAGGTCGTTGAGCGCAACCAGCGCATTGACGCCGGCGCCCCGGACCTGTGGCGTTTTGCGCGGGAACTGATTGAGAGCGCCGTTGACCGCGGCCACCTGGCCCCCTGA